In Trichoderma asperellum chromosome 1, complete sequence, a single window of DNA contains:
- a CDS encoding uncharacterized protein (SECRETED:SignalP(1-17)~MEROPS:MER0000940) produces MLFSSLAVVAAATAALASPVKPSGKTVALPVKRVSNVKSAKSLVQKGQARLNKVNGVKAVGKRDSSGSVTNDDVSYIAAVTIGDGTYNLIVDTGSSNTWCGAQSSCEPSSTGQSTGQSVSVSYGSGSFSGTEYTDNVSFGGLTVQGQSVGAADQASGFNGVDGIIGFGPVDLTQNTVSGSDSVPTFMDNLYSQGSISTEVLGVSFRPESGGDTDDTNGELTLGGTDSSKYSGSISYFNTLQSGDAAPYWGISIASFSYGSTTLASSATGIVDTGTTLIYIPTKAYNKFLSATGGSTDSSSGLSSFSTKPTSNFNIKFGSTTFSLTPSQYLVPTSQYSEFGLSSGQYYSFINDGGSSGVDTIIGQKFLENYYSVFDTTNARIGFAPAV; encoded by the exons atgctcttctcatctctcgctgttgttgcggctgcaaccgccgccttggcctctcCCGTCAAGCCCAGCGGCAAGACCGTCGCTCTGCCAGTGAAGCGCGTCTCCAACGTCAAGTCTGCAAAGAGCCTTGTCCAGAAGGGCCAAGCCCGCCTCAACAAGGTCAACGGCGTCAAGGCCGTGGGCAAGCGTGACAGCTCTGGCTCAGTCACCAACGACGACGTTAGCTACATTGCCGCGGTCACCATTGGCGATGGAACCTACAACCTGATCGTTGACACTGGAT CTTCAAACACCTGGTGCGGTGCCCAGAGCTCATGCGAGCCTTCTTCCACCGGCCAGTCCACCGGCCAGTCCGTCTCCGTCAGCTATGGCTCTGGATCCTTCTCCGGCACTGAGTACACCGACAACGTCAGCTTCGGCGGCTTGACCGTTCAAGGCCAGTCAGTTGGCGCTGCCGACCAGGCCTCTGGCTTCAACGGTGTTGACGGAATCATCGGCTTTGGCCCCGTCGACCTCACCCAGAACACCGTTTCCGGTTCCGACTCTGTCCCCACCTTCATGGACAACCTCTACAGCCAGGGCTCCATCTCGACCGAGGTTCTTGGTGTTTCCTTCCGCCCTGAGTCTGGCGGTGATACCGATGACACCAACGGCGAGCTGACCCTCGGTGGCACCGACAGCTCCAAGTACTCGGGCTCCATCAGCTACTTCAACACTCTCCAGAGCGGCGACGCTGCTCCCTACTGGggcatctccatcgccagcttcagctACGGCTCAACCACTCTCGCCTCCTCTGCCACTGGCATTGTCGACACCGGCACCACCCTCATCTACATCCCCACCAAGGCTTACAACAAGTTCCTGTCTGCCACTGGCGGCTCGACCGATAGCTCCTCCggtctctcttccttctccacgAAGCCAACATCCAACTTCAACATCAAGTTCGGATCAACCACCTTCAGCCTCACACCTTCTCAGTACCTGGTCCCAACCTCCCAGTACAGCGAGTTCGGCCTCAGCTCTGGCCAATACTACTCATTCATCAACGACGGTGGCAGCTCTGGTGTCGACACCATTATCGGCCAGAAATTCCTGGAGAACTACTACTCCGTCTTTGATACCACAAACGCCCGCATCGGCTTTGCCCCTGCTGTGTAA